One genomic segment of Micromonospora sp. WMMC415 includes these proteins:
- a CDS encoding DUF4153 domain-containing protein, whose product MTQPPPAPRPPAEDSAGGSAPPYLLAAPATADAPGAFPWPEGQPAWAIPVSLPPGTRGYAVFIPLVPVAEADGAVPAGAPAATTQAAPTTPVTAPATNGGGPVRVAEAVPATPSGSAADGASTTPAGGTTPGGPAAGVKPEVASAGGETAARDGSPEAGTDQPARPQGAPKPIGTPAGSGPSTTPALATGPSAASGATAAAAPAPGDPVPYAAGPGRAGVPPYPGMSGGFYRPAPPGPSWFQRHWPGPKPTRGRAVPAAVLAGALGLAFFVPLSRTGIGWFLGWLALTVGVVVAVRRPVADLPRTERWVRAGWAAAALALLAVLAFRNAWWLVTFCVLGALGCAALAVVGGRGVRSILFSVVAGPVAAVRGQPWVRAHFRSNADPGLVRRVVGSVAATVAALIVFGALLASADGAFSVVLGAVVPEVSIGTVFRWIFLATVGALCVVAAVWTLAAPPDLSSVDRPTRRSFGMVEWAPVITAVTLLFAGFVAVQFTVLFGGQRHVLRTAGLSYAEYARSGFWQLVAVTLLTLAVLGGVARWARRESRAERIVLRVLLGALSALSVVIVISALSRMYTYQKVYSFTGERIFVMAFELLLGTVFLMILVAGLRWKGGWIPRATVALAVVMLLSLAVLNPEDYAASRNIARYQTTGKIDAWYLRALSADATPALAELPDPVRRCTLSWIADDLDEPDPWYAWNLGRVRARQALERVGPSAVGGPSDCKAADQFDLPKTRRPR is encoded by the coding sequence GTGACCCAGCCACCACCGGCGCCCCGACCGCCCGCCGAGGATTCCGCCGGCGGGAGCGCGCCGCCGTACCTGCTGGCCGCGCCCGCCACCGCCGACGCTCCCGGCGCCTTCCCGTGGCCCGAGGGCCAGCCCGCGTGGGCGATCCCGGTCAGCCTGCCACCGGGGACCCGTGGGTACGCGGTGTTCATCCCTCTGGTGCCGGTCGCCGAGGCGGATGGCGCGGTGCCGGCCGGTGCCCCGGCGGCCACGACGCAGGCTGCGCCGACGACCCCGGTCACCGCCCCTGCGACGAACGGCGGTGGGCCGGTCCGGGTGGCCGAAGCCGTACCGGCCACACCGTCCGGGTCGGCAGCCGACGGCGCTTCGACGACGCCGGCGGGCGGTACGACGCCCGGCGGCCCGGCCGCGGGCGTCAAGCCGGAGGTCGCGTCCGCCGGCGGCGAGACCGCCGCCAGGGACGGGTCACCGGAAGCGGGCACCGATCAGCCCGCTCGGCCTCAGGGGGCGCCCAAGCCCATCGGGACGCCGGCCGGCAGCGGGCCGTCGACCACACCCGCCCTGGCCACCGGTCCGTCAGCGGCGTCCGGCGCCACGGCGGCGGCCGCACCCGCGCCGGGTGACCCGGTGCCGTACGCCGCGGGGCCCGGCCGGGCCGGCGTGCCGCCGTACCCCGGGATGTCCGGTGGTTTCTACCGGCCGGCGCCGCCGGGGCCGTCGTGGTTCCAGCGGCACTGGCCCGGGCCGAAGCCCACGCGGGGGCGCGCGGTGCCCGCCGCGGTCCTCGCCGGTGCTCTCGGGCTGGCGTTCTTCGTGCCGCTCAGCCGCACCGGGATCGGATGGTTCCTGGGCTGGCTGGCCCTGACCGTCGGCGTGGTGGTCGCGGTCCGCCGCCCGGTCGCCGACCTGCCGCGGACCGAGCGGTGGGTCCGCGCCGGCTGGGCGGCGGCCGCGCTGGCGTTGCTGGCGGTCCTGGCCTTCCGCAACGCGTGGTGGTTGGTGACGTTCTGCGTCCTCGGCGCGCTCGGGTGCGCGGCCCTCGCGGTGGTCGGCGGTCGGGGCGTCCGGTCGATCCTGTTCAGCGTGGTCGCGGGGCCGGTCGCGGCCGTCCGGGGCCAGCCCTGGGTGCGGGCCCACTTCCGGTCCAACGCCGACCCGGGGCTGGTGCGCCGTGTGGTCGGTTCGGTCGCGGCCACCGTCGCCGCGCTGATCGTGTTCGGCGCGCTGCTCGCGTCGGCCGACGGCGCCTTCTCGGTGGTGCTCGGTGCGGTCGTGCCCGAGGTCAGCATCGGTACAGTGTTCCGCTGGATCTTCCTCGCCACGGTCGGTGCGCTCTGCGTCGTGGCCGCCGTCTGGACGCTCGCCGCGCCGCCGGACCTGTCCAGCGTGGACCGGCCGACCCGGCGCAGCTTCGGCATGGTGGAGTGGGCGCCGGTCATCACGGCCGTGACGCTGCTGTTCGCCGGTTTCGTGGCGGTGCAGTTCACCGTGCTGTTCGGCGGTCAGCGGCATGTGCTGCGCACCGCCGGGCTCAGCTACGCCGAGTACGCGCGCAGCGGCTTCTGGCAGCTGGTCGCCGTCACCCTGCTGACGCTCGCCGTGCTCGGCGGGGTGGCCCGCTGGGCGCGGCGCGAGAGCCGTGCCGAGCGGATCGTGCTGCGCGTCCTGCTCGGCGCGCTGAGCGCGCTCAGTGTCGTCATCGTGATCTCGGCGCTGTCCCGGATGTACACGTACCAGAAGGTCTACAGCTTCACCGGCGAACGGATCTTCGTGATGGCGTTCGAGCTGCTGCTCGGCACGGTCTTCCTGATGATCCTCGTCGCCGGGCTGCGCTGGAAGGGCGGTTGGATCCCGCGCGCGACCGTGGCACTCGCCGTGGTCATGCTGCTCAGCCTGGCCGTCCTCAACCCGGAGGACTACGCCGCCAGCCGCAACATCGCCCGCTACCAGACGACCGGGAAGATCGACGCCTGGTACCTCCGGGCCCTCTCGGCCGACGCGACGCCCGCCCTGGCCGAGCTGCCCGACCCGGTACGCCGCTGCACCCTGAGCTGGATCGCCGACGACCTCGACGAGCCGGACCCCTGGTACGCCTGGAACCTGGGCCGGGTCCGCGCCCGGCAGGCGCTGGAGCGGGTGGGGCCGAGCGCGGTCGGCGGACCGAGCGACTGCAAGGCCGCCGACCAGTTCGACCTGCCCAAAACCCGCCGCCCCCGCTGA
- a CDS encoding dihydrofolate reductase family protein, whose translation MTKVTAQLSVSLDGYYAGPRHTGDGHWMESAEAAAFFRVTRWATDAMAWRERQGFAGGTHDTNSEIVAESFAAAGAYVMGRRMADGGEVPWGAEPPFRAPVFVVTHRPRETLVRGGGTSFTYVTDGVASAVAQARAAAGGKNVAVAGGGSLVRQVLAAGLLDELELHIVPVVLGAGLRLLDADLGLGEKEGIELVPTRVVHSPDVTHVRYAVTGRAPLLLDDRGSGGGPTTTVS comes from the coding sequence ATGACCAAGGTGACCGCACAGCTGTCCGTGTCGCTGGACGGGTACTACGCCGGCCCCCGCCACACCGGCGACGGCCACTGGATGGAGTCGGCGGAGGCCGCCGCTTTCTTCCGGGTCACCCGGTGGGCGACCGACGCGATGGCCTGGCGTGAACGGCAGGGCTTCGCCGGCGGTACGCACGACACCAACTCGGAGATCGTCGCCGAGAGCTTCGCGGCGGCCGGCGCGTACGTCATGGGGCGCCGCATGGCCGACGGCGGCGAGGTGCCCTGGGGCGCGGAGCCGCCGTTCCGGGCGCCGGTCTTCGTCGTCACCCACCGCCCCCGGGAGACCCTGGTGCGCGGCGGCGGCACCAGCTTCACGTACGTCACCGACGGCGTCGCCAGCGCCGTCGCGCAGGCCCGCGCCGCCGCCGGAGGGAAGAACGTGGCGGTGGCCGGCGGCGGCAGCCTGGTCCGGCAGGTGCTCGCCGCCGGCCTGCTGGACGAGCTGGAGCTGCACATCGTGCCGGTCGTGCTGGGCGCCGGCCTGCGGCTGCTCGACGCCGACCTGGGCCTCGGCGAGAAGGAGGGCATCGAGCTGGTCCCGACGCGGGTCGTCCACTCCCCCGACGTGACCCACGTCCGCTACGCCGTCACCGGCCGCGCACCACTCCTGCTGGACGACCGCGGCAGCGGCGGCGGCCCCACGACCACGGTTTCGTGA
- a CDS encoding RNA polymerase sigma factor has translation MAADDRHRRRPLTGDDRVGDLLRDLAPQVLGALVRRYGDFTRAEDAVQEALLAAVETWTADGVPEHPAGWLRTVAARRYVDQVRADAARRRREQAVLDATPRDALFAPPPDAEPAHDDLLELLFLCCHPALGPSAQVALTLRAVGGLTTPEIAAAFLVPEKTMGQRIVRAKQRLREAGARFAPPPEPEREPRLAVVLHVLYLIFNEGYAASSGPALRRVDLTRQAIRLTRRLHRRLPADGEVAGLLALMLLTEARGPARTGPEGELVPLAEQDRTRWDGSAIAEGTALLTDALSTAPVGPYQVQAAVAAVHAEAPSAEETDWPQILGLYELLERLAPGPAVTLNRAVALGMVRGPAAGLDLVRELADGPLAGHHRLLAVRAHLLERAGERAAAAREWREAARLAGSLPERRFLVRQAARLV, from the coding sequence GTGGCCGCTGATGACCGGCACCGGCGGCGACCTCTGACCGGCGACGACCGCGTCGGTGACCTGCTGCGCGACCTCGCGCCGCAGGTCCTCGGCGCCCTCGTACGCCGGTACGGCGACTTCACCCGCGCCGAGGACGCCGTGCAGGAGGCCCTGCTCGCGGCGGTCGAGACCTGGACCGCCGACGGCGTGCCGGAGCACCCGGCGGGCTGGCTGCGCACGGTGGCTGCCCGCCGCTACGTGGACCAGGTCCGCGCCGACGCCGCCCGCCGGCGCCGGGAGCAGGCCGTCCTGGACGCGACCCCCCGCGACGCGCTGTTCGCTCCGCCGCCGGACGCCGAGCCCGCCCACGACGACCTGCTCGAACTGCTGTTCCTCTGCTGCCACCCGGCGCTGGGACCGTCGGCGCAGGTGGCGTTGACGCTGCGGGCGGTCGGCGGGCTGACCACGCCGGAGATCGCCGCCGCCTTCCTGGTGCCGGAGAAGACGATGGGGCAGCGCATCGTGCGGGCCAAGCAGCGGCTGCGGGAGGCGGGTGCCCGCTTCGCGCCGCCGCCCGAGCCGGAGCGGGAGCCACGGCTCGCGGTCGTCCTGCACGTGCTCTACCTGATCTTCAATGAGGGGTACGCGGCCAGCAGCGGACCCGCGCTGCGCCGGGTCGACCTGACCCGGCAGGCCATCCGCCTGACCCGGCGCCTGCACCGGCGGCTGCCCGCCGACGGCGAGGTGGCCGGCCTGCTCGCGTTGATGCTGCTGACCGAGGCGCGGGGACCGGCCCGTACCGGGCCGGAGGGCGAACTGGTGCCGCTGGCCGAGCAGGACCGGACGCGCTGGGACGGCTCCGCGATCGCCGAGGGCACCGCGCTGCTGACCGACGCGCTGTCGACCGCGCCGGTCGGCCCGTACCAGGTGCAGGCCGCGGTCGCCGCCGTGCACGCCGAGGCGCCGTCCGCCGAGGAGACCGACTGGCCGCAGATCCTGGGCCTGTACGAGCTGCTGGAGCGGCTGGCCCCCGGGCCGGCGGTGACCCTGAACCGGGCGGTCGCGCTCGGCATGGTGCGGGGGCCGGCGGCTGGCCTGGACCTGGTGCGTGAGCTGGCGGACGGGCCGCTCGCGGGGCACCACCGGCTGCTGGCGGTCCGGGCGCACCTGCTGGAGCGGGCCGGGGAGCGGGCGGCGGCCGCCCGGGAGTGGCGGGAGGCGGCCCGGCTCGCCGGCAGCCTGCCCGAGCGGCGCTTCCTCGTCCGGCAGGCCGCCCGACTGGTGTGA
- a CDS encoding YciI family protein codes for MKYLMLIYGNEEIWNSLPAGDLTALIGEVDAFNEALRGSGELVESQGLVSRARSVRMVGDAPVVTDGPYLEAKEYVGSYFVVDVDSEERALEIARSYPALRFGSGPSGGGLEVWPLMTGTGGDL; via the coding sequence GTGAAGTACCTGATGCTGATCTACGGCAACGAGGAGATCTGGAACAGTCTGCCCGCGGGCGACCTGACCGCGCTGATCGGCGAGGTCGACGCGTTCAACGAGGCGCTGCGCGGCTCCGGCGAGCTGGTGGAGAGCCAGGGCCTGGTGTCCCGGGCCCGGTCGGTCCGCATGGTGGGCGACGCGCCCGTGGTCACGGACGGCCCCTACCTGGAGGCGAAGGAGTACGTGGGCTCGTACTTCGTGGTGGACGTCGACAGCGAGGAGCGGGCGCTGGAGATCGCCCGGTCGTACCCGGCCCTGCGGTTCGGCAGCGGACCCAGCGGCGGCGGCCTGGAGGTGTGGCCGCTGATGACCGGCACCGGCGGCGACCTCTGA
- a CDS encoding SRPBCC family protein has protein sequence MDRADFRPTPPADVSLETAGGRRTVVFVRDLRHPPEVVWSALTEPGRLAEWAPFLADRDLGSPGDTTLTMIDGETTERHRATVRRAERPHLLDYTWGDDLLRWELIPTAAGTRLTLRHTLADGGMAPMVAAGWHLCLDVADHLIAGDPVGPIRGAEAMNFGWPELRDAYAERLTGD, from the coding sequence ATGGACCGCGCCGACTTCCGCCCGACCCCGCCGGCCGACGTCTCCCTGGAGACCGCCGGCGGGCGCCGGACCGTCGTGTTCGTCCGCGACCTGCGCCACCCTCCGGAGGTGGTGTGGTCGGCGCTGACCGAGCCGGGCCGGCTCGCCGAGTGGGCGCCGTTCCTCGCCGACCGCGACCTGGGCTCCCCCGGTGACACGACGCTCACCATGATCGACGGTGAGACCACCGAACGGCACCGGGCTACGGTACGCCGGGCCGAGCGCCCGCACCTGCTGGATTACACGTGGGGCGACGACCTGCTGCGCTGGGAGCTGATCCCCACCGCCGCCGGGACCCGCCTGACCCTGCGCCACACGCTCGCCGACGGCGGCATGGCACCGATGGTCGCGGCCGGCTGGCACCTCTGCCTCGACGTCGCCGACCACCTGATCGCCGGTGACCCGGTCGGCCCGATCCGGGGGGCCGAGGCGATGAACTTCGGCTGGCCGGAGCTGCGCGACGCGTACGCGGAGCGGCTGACCGGGGACTGA
- a CDS encoding LLM class F420-dependent oxidoreductase, producing MELRIFTEPQQGATYDDLLAVARRAEETGFAAFFRSDHYLKMGSVTGEPGPTDAWTTLAGLARDTRSIRLGTLMTAATFRLPGPLAITVAQVDQMSGGRVELGIGTGWFAEEHSAYGISFPSLAERFDRLEEQLAVITGLWETPSGGTFDFAGRYYPVSDSPALPKPVQTPRPPILLGGMGPKRTPRLAARYADEFNLPFASIEDTVAQFERVGAACAGIGRDPATMTWSNALVLCCGRNDAEVARRAAAIGREPDELRANGLAGTPAEVVDKIGRYAETGSQRIYLQVLDLADLDHLDLVAAEVLPKV from the coding sequence ATGGAACTGCGGATCTTCACCGAACCCCAGCAGGGCGCCACCTACGACGACCTGCTCGCCGTGGCCCGCCGCGCCGAGGAGACCGGCTTCGCCGCCTTCTTCCGCTCCGACCACTATCTGAAGATGGGCTCGGTGACCGGCGAGCCCGGCCCGACCGACGCGTGGACCACCCTCGCCGGGCTGGCCCGCGACACCCGGTCGATCCGGCTCGGCACGCTGATGACGGCCGCCACCTTCCGGCTGCCCGGCCCGCTCGCGATCACCGTCGCCCAGGTCGACCAGATGAGCGGCGGCCGGGTCGAGCTGGGCATCGGCACCGGCTGGTTCGCCGAGGAGCACAGCGCGTACGGGATCTCATTCCCGTCCCTCGCCGAGCGGTTCGACCGGCTGGAAGAGCAGCTCGCGGTCATCACCGGCCTGTGGGAGACCCCGTCGGGCGGTACGTTCGACTTCGCCGGGCGCTACTACCCGGTCAGCGACTCGCCGGCCCTGCCGAAGCCGGTACAGACCCCGCGCCCGCCGATCCTGCTCGGCGGCATGGGCCCGAAGCGCACGCCGCGCCTCGCCGCCCGCTACGCCGACGAGTTCAACCTGCCCTTCGCCTCGATCGAGGACACCGTCGCCCAGTTCGAGCGGGTCGGCGCCGCCTGCGCCGGCATCGGGCGCGACCCGGCCACCATGACCTGGTCCAACGCGCTCGTGCTCTGCTGCGGGCGGAACGACGCCGAGGTGGCCCGCCGGGCCGCGGCCATCGGCCGGGAGCCGGACGAGCTGCGCGCCAACGGCCTGGCCGGCACCCCCGCCGAGGTCGTCGACAAGATCGGCCGGTACGCCGAGACCGGCAGCCAGCGGATCTACCTCCAGGTGCTCGACCTCGCCGACCTGGACCACCTGGACCTGGTCGCCGCCGAGGTGCTGCCCAAGGTGTAA
- a CDS encoding thrombospondin type 3 repeat-containing protein — translation MSSYRDPAPRGDVFPSEEEMDPTGVGVLPASAPPDTTPGPQPTPAPPPAPTPVPHPGPPPRAEARSIVTHRLDGAVEVVTDLDGDGVADVVQVDFDGDGVPDITYVDSDRDGRLDTVLRDPAGTRTH, via the coding sequence ATGAGTAGTTACCGCGATCCCGCCCCGCGGGGTGACGTCTTCCCGTCCGAGGAGGAGATGGACCCGACCGGTGTCGGTGTGCTGCCGGCGAGCGCGCCGCCGGACACCACCCCCGGGCCGCAGCCGACTCCGGCGCCGCCGCCCGCCCCGACACCGGTGCCGCACCCCGGGCCCCCGCCGCGCGCGGAGGCCCGGTCGATCGTCACGCACCGCTTGGACGGGGCCGTCGAGGTGGTCACCGACCTGGACGGGGACGGCGTCGCCGACGTGGTGCAGGTGGACTTCGACGGCGACGGCGTTCCCGACATCACGTACGTCGACAGCGACCGCGACGGCCGCCTCGACACCGTGCTCCGCGACCCCGCCGGCACGCGTACCCACTGA
- a CDS encoding FAD-binding protein, with translation MVARRNWAGNVHYAARRFHEPTSVDELRRLVAGSDRLRAAGTGHSFNRFGDTTGDLVSLAGLPPDVTLDRDRSTVTVPAALRYGDLATALHAQGYALANLASLPHISVAGAVATGTHGSGVRNGNLASAVAALELVTADGDLLTLDRDADGDTFAGAVVSLGALGVVTRVTLDVVPAFTLCQYVRLGLAREALDEALDSAYSVSIFTDWRTPLLREVWVKQHAELPPPPAGWLGTTAAETPRHPVAGLSPEHCTPQLGPPGPWHERLPHFRLGFIPSSGDELQSEYHVPRAAGADALAALDEVAHLIAPVLQVCELRAVAADRLWLSPNHGRDSLAIHFTWVGDAAAVTPVVAAVEERLAPFSPRPHWGKVFGLAPAAVAAAWPRYADFLALMVRLDPSGTFRTDLLDRYFPRP, from the coding sequence ATGGTGGCGCGGCGGAACTGGGCGGGCAACGTCCACTACGCGGCCCGGCGGTTCCACGAGCCGACGTCGGTCGACGAGCTGCGGCGGCTGGTGGCCGGCAGCGACCGGCTCCGGGCGGCCGGCACCGGGCACTCGTTCAACCGGTTCGGTGACACGACGGGTGACCTGGTGTCGCTGGCCGGGCTGCCGCCGGACGTGACCCTCGACCGGGACCGGTCCACCGTCACCGTGCCGGCCGCCCTCCGCTACGGCGACCTCGCCACCGCCCTGCACGCCCAGGGGTACGCGCTGGCGAACCTCGCTTCCCTGCCGCACATCTCGGTCGCCGGGGCCGTCGCCACCGGCACCCACGGCTCCGGCGTACGCAACGGCAACCTGGCCAGCGCCGTCGCGGCCCTGGAACTGGTCACCGCCGACGGTGACCTGCTGACCCTCGACCGCGACGCGGACGGGGACACGTTCGCCGGCGCCGTGGTCTCCCTCGGCGCGCTGGGCGTCGTCACCCGGGTCACCCTCGACGTGGTGCCGGCCTTCACCCTGTGCCAGTACGTGCGCCTCGGCCTCGCCCGGGAGGCGCTGGACGAGGCGCTCGACTCCGCGTACAGCGTCAGCATCTTCACCGACTGGCGTACGCCGCTGCTCCGCGAGGTGTGGGTCAAACAGCACGCGGAGCTGCCCCCACCCCCGGCGGGCTGGCTGGGGACGACCGCCGCCGAGACGCCCCGGCATCCGGTGGCCGGGCTGTCCCCGGAGCACTGCACCCCGCAGCTCGGGCCCCCCGGGCCGTGGCACGAGCGCCTGCCGCACTTCCGGCTCGGCTTCATCCCGAGCAGCGGGGACGAACTCCAGTCGGAGTACCACGTGCCGCGGGCCGCGGGGGCCGACGCGCTGGCCGCGCTGGACGAGGTGGCGCACCTGATCGCCCCGGTGCTCCAGGTCTGCGAGCTGCGGGCGGTCGCGGCCGACCGGCTGTGGCTCAGCCCGAACCACGGGCGCGACAGCCTCGCGATCCACTTCACCTGGGTCGGCGACGCGGCGGCGGTGACTCCGGTGGTGGCGGCCGTGGAGGAACGCCTCGCGCCGTTCAGCCCGCGCCCGCACTGGGGCAAGGTCTTCGGTCTGGCCCCGGCCGCGGTCGCCGCGGCCTGGCCCCGGTATGCGGACTTCCTCGCCCTGATGGTTCGCCTCGACCCGTCCGGAACGTTCCGCACCGACCTGCTCGACCGCTACTTCCCCCGCCCCTGA
- a CDS encoding NUDIX hydrolase: MSELWRQYVELRRRHPDLFANPPDSAVEILDESGQVAAAERARADVLRARGLPVEWSRAGVVFQDDYLTLIRDPVRFPGGVLGTYLRSLPSSGADGLVVLPVLDGGVVLVEHFRHTTRRWHLEAPRGFGEAGVPPEEQAARELREEIGVAPARLVDLGVLHPDTGIATSTVRLYLAEIAELGDTAAEEGIRAARTYPAGRVGELIRDGVVTDSFTIAAWTRAWLRGLLSGVPGPVTGTGR, translated from the coding sequence GTGAGTGAACTTTGGAGGCAGTACGTCGAGCTGCGACGGCGCCACCCGGACCTCTTCGCCAACCCGCCCGACTCCGCGGTGGAGATCCTGGACGAGTCGGGGCAGGTGGCAGCCGCGGAACGGGCCAGGGCGGATGTCCTGCGCGCCCGTGGCCTGCCCGTGGAGTGGAGCCGGGCCGGGGTGGTCTTCCAGGACGACTACCTGACGCTCATCCGCGATCCGGTCCGCTTCCCGGGTGGCGTGCTCGGGACGTACCTCCGGTCGCTTCCCAGCAGCGGCGCCGACGGCCTGGTCGTGCTGCCGGTGCTCGACGGCGGCGTCGTGCTGGTGGAGCACTTCCGGCACACCACCCGCCGGTGGCACCTGGAGGCGCCGCGTGGGTTCGGCGAGGCCGGTGTGCCGCCGGAGGAACAGGCGGCGCGGGAGCTGCGCGAGGAGATCGGCGTGGCACCGGCCCGCCTGGTCGACCTGGGGGTTCTGCATCCGGACACCGGCATCGCGACCAGCACGGTGCGGCTCTACCTGGCCGAGATCGCCGAGCTGGGCGACACCGCAGCCGAGGAGGGCATCCGCGCCGCACGGACGTACCCGGCCGGGCGGGTCGGCGAGCTGATCCGCGACGGGGTGGTCACCGACTCGTTCACCATCGCCGCCTGGACCCGAGCGTGGCTGCGGGGCCTGCTGAGCGGCGTTCCGGGACCGGTCACCGGTACGGGTCGGTGA